The genomic stretch GTTGATGAATCTGTTTAGAGAGACGGTAAACCCGATGACAGCCAACTCTTCAAACTCCGAAAATTCGTACTTTGTGGAAATCTCGAAAAGATGAATGACAAAAAGGACATTCTCGAGCGTTCCTTCGAGCGTGGGAGATTGCGGTTGGTGACCATATGCTAGCTTTAGGATGACTTCCACCATCTCGGGATCATCTTCTTCCAACACAACCTCTTTTACATCCTGTGCTATTGTTAGCAGCTGGGCAAATAGGTTGTTTTTTCTTCTCATTGAACTTACCGTGAACACCTTGTTGAAAAGCTTATCGAAGTACTGGGACTGAGTTGCCAACAAGACCCTATGGCCGTGAAAGGTGTGTTCGCCTTGCGATCCATACTTGATGATGACGTCGGACAGCTTCTTGCAGTTGAAGTACCTAGTAATCGTAAGTATCTTTCAGGCTAGTCGGCACACAAGCTTACTTTTGATAGCCCAAGGATGGATCTGTGCAAGTGAGCACAGGGGCCTCCTCGTCGGAATGCATCGAAAAGTCGTCAGATGAGTCGTCGAGGTGCGCAGAACTTGGAGTTGACATTTTGTGTTGTTGAACTGGTGGGGAGAGTGTGTTTGTTCCGCAGTGTACTCTTTTAACGCCTGGATGGTGAGTTCGCTCAGACCACTATGGTCACGGGTCAATCACTGCATGTTGTCTGGGCAATGGTCGTCACTCTGTTGCCTGTCTGATTCACTCAGTCTGTTTGCTGCACCTTTGACACTACTCCTATCTGAGCAACTCCATTTTGAAACGCCACCGATTGACTATACGCAAGAAACTCTTCCATCCCAGCCAAGACCGAGTCAGTAGTTCCATCATGTGTTCCCCCAATACTACAGGTAAATCGTATCGTAGCATGCACGACTTACAGTTTAGCATTCCACTTTCAAAGACTTTTGCGCCATCCCGAACGCTGAACGAGTACCTTGATGGGCCAATAAGCGGGAGTCTACCAAGATTACAAACTACGGATCTCCTGAGGCGCCGAAACATAACTATGGTGGGCGTCAAGACCGCTGCGTGGACATGCCAATGCGCAACGTTCGTGAGCGCAGCATTCTGACAGAAGTTGCGAGCCTAAGCACTATCGTATCGGGCCTCAGATCGCCAGTCGAACATGTCGTTGCGCCAAGTTGCGATTGAGATGGACGATGCGTTCCGAGAGCAGTGTATCAAAATCATCAACGAGGTTGAAGTCAGCAACAACAACCGGCGCACATGGCTGGAAGCACTTCGAGCGATTCACTAAAATGCTCTCCTCGCTTTGATCTTATTTATATTTCCAAAGCTCGAAGCGCTGAATTTAGGAGCTGGTCACATCATTGCATTGTACGCTTGATGGTGGCAGCGTGACGCTTGCGTATGTGGGGGCAAACCGCAGAAACTGGAAGATGAAAAACTTCATGATACTATGAGGATATCGAGAGGAGAATAGAGAGAGCGAGAGGTAGCTCGGCATTGGGTGGGGGAAACACGGGCGGAAAGCGAGCTACGGTAGTGCGAAGGAGTACTTTTCCAAGAGACGACATTTAGGTCTTGTCTATTTTGTCAAGGGAGGGATATCTATAAACTGCAACTCAGAGCTTATACACTTGAACGTCCGGTACATCCGAGGAGTACCCGTACAAGAACCCCCCCTCGTCACGTGACAAGTGACACATACCTACACCATAACACACAACTAACTATTACTTTTTGACTTTAAATGCCGCCGCGCTAAGAAGTACCCAATACCAAACCCGAGAAAGATGGACACCATGATTGATGCTGTGAGAAGGCCAACCTGAACGCAGTTGTTCTGGCTCGCGAAACTCGACAAAAATCCCGGCCCTGTTGATTTGCATCCGCGGGCGATGAGATGGTGGACATTGGAGTGGGCTGGGGCTCTAATGGTTTAGTTAGGATTATTGGAATTGTATGTAGAGAGTAAGGAGGACGGACTGTGGCATTTTGAGTGGTGTTGTAGGAGAAAATCAGAGGGTGGTTTGGGGAACGTCGGGCGGTGTTGCTGTTCTAGTGTAGGGGCGTTCTTGGATGCTAATTTTTATCGAGGAGCATGTAATGATGATGTGATGGCGATGAGGATGGTGCTGCAAAATAAGATGATCACAGGCTATGGGTCTTCTTTCGCGATCGCGAATTTGCTGCGTCGTTCTAGTCGGTTCAAGTCTTTTGGGGGACAGTAGCTTTGGGCGCCTCGTGGAGTGGAAAGAAGTTCTAGTGGCTCTCAGTGTGCGCTCAGAAGGTGGTACCGACTCTAGTACCATGGTACAGTCGCTCCTGTGAGCCGCTCATAACTACCGCACCCTGACCGATTTATACGATGACAGAGACGCCGCAACTTCTTCATCCCGAGATCATTAGACTTAACACTTTCCCACTGAATGACTCTAGATCACCCAAGACTCACAAGCAAACGCGCCAATTAATCTTGCTATATAGTCATATTTTAACAGAGCGAGTTAGTGTATGAAGTTGGAGTTGTCGAATACAATAGAATTTAGTCGGCGTATAGCCCACTTCGTTATTTAGGGTCGTTTGCTTGTCGTGGGTAAGATCAGAAGGCAAAAGATGATATTTCGGTGCGACTAAACAATCATTTATATTTTCTACTCCCATAATCTAAAAATTAACGAAATCTAAACAGAAAACAGAATTTATGTACAATCCAATCGCAAACGCCAGTACCATGCCTCAAAAGAGAAAGAGGAAGATCTAGGACAGCTATATACAATAATCCAAGTCGCTCAATCGCTAAAGTCATAGAGAAAACACAAAACTCCCTTCTAGTGCTCGTGTCCAGAATGCGACCCGCAAGCGCGGCCAGTAATAGCGCGGCTAAGAATGT from Pyrenophora tritici-repentis strain M4 chromosome 1, whole genome shotgun sequence encodes the following:
- a CDS encoding BTB-POZ domain protein encodes the protein MSTPSSAHLDDSSDDFSMHSDEEAPVLTCTDPSLGYQKYFNCKKLSDVIIKYGSQGEHTFHGHRVLLATQSQYFDKLFNKVFTDVKEVVLEEDDPEMVEVILKLAYGHQPQSPTLEGTLENVLFVIHLFEISTKYEFSEFEELAVIGFTVSLNRFINQTANGQGPTFVELTTIIESVYEIQAGRLIESLIQILTTNPHVCAFRTWDSLSLLVLSVARQESRFEGSLREEFRKVRPSEHEALDVT